A genomic region of Papaver somniferum cultivar HN1 chromosome 7, ASM357369v1, whole genome shotgun sequence contains the following coding sequences:
- the LOC113296375 gene encoding protein FAR-RED IMPAIRED RESPONSE 1-like encodes MHGKAPEGIITDQDKAMQNAIEIVFPNTKHRWCLWHVMKKLPEKFRSYKKYEAISLDMLSVVYDSQDLEEFERDLSVFLEEYNLHENEWLTTLYDERHLWVPCFVKSHFWAGMSTTQRSESINAFFKDYVTSKTTLKQFVYQYEQATNEKVEKESQSDFKSHNSMLSIVTTYEYEVQVRKPYTTSKFKEFQDELTGMMYCIFMSSQENDNLSTYGIREDIVVGEGKKRMIFTISYKKDECVVQCNCCLYESRGILCRHALAVLIRNDVDEFPEIYILRRWRKDVSRSHTKVKVNFNACSATPERQRYDKMCSAFMKIADLASTSEERCTHVIEWMDTMSTKLNDPKQQWSSAIVRSNKLLDPHDVQVDVPVKKTRKRNNSNQSKTTAGTPKKPRKRNSRAQSSNTTPKKSRERNTKVESCKHTPKKPGKGSKLNQYAQDDEVTTAQDVEVYHPIQSFPPEMVEESPINESLAVSMGSNGEVISTGLGEIQESLTINQTQESIMMSSQSVLLNFKQMQQEPNGFPGLEDQTSGLFWFRE; translated from the exons ATGCATGGAAAAGCTCCAGAAGGAATCATAACAGATCAAGATAAAGCTATGCAAAATGCCATAGAGATTGTGTTTCCAAATACCAAGCATCGTTGGTGCCTTTGGCATGTGATGAAAAAGTTACCTGAAAAATTTAGAAGCTACAAAAAGTATGAGGCTATTAGTCTCGATATGCTCAGTGTTGTTTACGATTCACAAGATCTTGAAGAATTTGAACGAGACTTGTCTGTGTTCCTTGAAGAATATAACTTGCATGAGAATGAATGGTTGACTACATTATATGATGAGAGACATCTTTGGGTGCCATGTTTCGTCAAATCCCATTTCTGGGCGGGGATGTCAACCACTCAAAGAAGTGAAAGCATTAACGCTTTCTTTAAGGATTATGTAACTTCCAAAACCACGTTGAAACAATTTGTTTATCAATATGAACAAGCAACAAATGAAAAAGTGGAAAAAGAAAGTCAGTCTGATTTTAAATCGCACAATTCAATGCTATCAATTGTTACTACTTATGAGTATGAAGTACAAGTTCGAAAGCCATATACCACATCAAAATTCAAAGAGTTTCAAGATGAACTGACAGGAATGATGTACTGTATATTCATGAGTTCCCAAGAAAACGATAATCTCTCAACTTATGGCATACGAGAAGATATCGTAGTTGGGGAAGGAAAAAAGAGAATGATTTTTACTATAtcatataagaaagatgaatgtGTTGTACAATGCAATTGTTGTTTGTATGAATCCAGGGGAATCCTTTGCAGACACGCGTTGGCTGTCCTTATTCGAAAtgatgttgatgaatttccagaaATATATATTTTAAGGAGATGGAGGAAAGATGTGTCTCGGAGCCATACAAAGGTTAAAGTAAATTTTAATGCTTGTTCTGCAACTCCTGAACGACAAAGGTATGATAAAATGTGTTCAGCCTTTATGAAAATTGCAGATCTTGCATCCACGAGCGAAGAACGTTGTACTCATGTTATTGAGTGGATGGATACTATGTCCACAAAATTAAATGATCCTAAACAGCAATGGTCTAGTGCTATTGTGCGCTCCAACAAATTACTTGATCCACAT GATGTTCAAGTCGATGTTCCTgtcaaaaaaacaagaaaaagaaacaacTCGAATCAGTCCAAGACTACAGCTGGTACTCCAAAGAAACCTAGAAAAAGGAACTCTAGAGCTCAATCGAGTAATACTACTCCAAAGAAATCTAGAGAAAGGAACACTAAAGTGGAATCGTGTAAGCATACTCCAAAGAAGCCTGGAAAAGGAAGCAAACTAAATCAGTATGCTCAAGATGATGAGGTAACCACTGCTCAGGATGTTGAG GTTTATCATCCCATACAATCATTTCCTCCAGAAATGGTAGAGGAGTCTCCCATCAATGAGAGCCTAGCAGTGTCCATGGGATCAAATGGCGAAGTAATTTCAACAGGCCTAGGAGAAATACAAGAGAGTCTCACAATAAACCAGACACAAGAGAGCATTATGATGAGCTCACAAAGTGTCCTACTTAACTTCAAGCAAATGCAACAAGAACCCAATGGTTTCCCTGGACTAGAAGATCAAACCAGTGGATTATTTTGGTTTCGTGAATGA